From one Gimesia sp. genomic stretch:
- the tpiA gene encoding triose-phosphate isomerase, which yields MRRYLVAGNWKMNTTRESGTQLAQALVAEVPAENPGVEVLVCPPFPYLTSIGDVVNGSGVGFGAQNCYHEAPGAFTGETATEMLTDIGCRSVILGHSERRHILKETDADINLKVKKALASGLQVILCVGELQSEREADQTEAVLDTQMTGGLDGVDASAFDQIVIAYEPVWAIGTGLTATPDQAEAAHQYLRNWLKDKYSAEIADATRILYGGSVKPDNAQELLSQENVDGALVGGASLKPELFIPIIQAASGLATS from the coding sequence ATGCGTCGTTATCTCGTTGCCGGTAACTGGAAAATGAACACCACCAGAGAATCGGGTACTCAGCTGGCTCAGGCACTGGTCGCAGAAGTTCCTGCTGAAAATCCAGGGGTTGAAGTACTGGTCTGCCCCCCCTTCCCTTACCTGACTTCGATCGGCGATGTTGTTAACGGCTCGGGTGTCGGTTTTGGGGCCCAGAACTGCTACCACGAAGCTCCCGGCGCTTTTACGGGTGAAACAGCAACCGAGATGCTGACAGACATCGGCTGTCGCTCCGTGATTCTGGGACACAGCGAACGCCGCCACATTCTCAAAGAAACCGACGCGGACATTAACCTCAAGGTGAAAAAAGCCCTGGCCTCCGGTCTGCAGGTGATTCTGTGCGTTGGTGAACTGCAGAGTGAGCGGGAAGCCGATCAGACAGAAGCAGTCCTCGATACGCAGATGACCGGTGGACTCGACGGAGTCGATGCTTCAGCTTTCGATCAGATCGTAATCGCCTACGAACCGGTCTGGGCGATTGGAACCGGCCTGACCGCCACTCCCGACCAGGCAGAAGCAGCACATCAGTACCTGCGTAACTGGCTGAAGGACAAGTATTCTGCTGAAATCGCAGATGCGACACGCATTCTGTATGGCGGCAGCGTCAAACCGGACAACGCCCAGGAACTGCTCTCGCAGGAAAACGTCGATGGAGCCCTGGTGGGGGGAGCCAGCCTCAAACCAGAGCTGTTCATTCCCATCATTCAGGCTGCCTCAGGACTGGCCACCAGCTGA
- the secG gene encoding preprotein translocase subunit SecG — MILASFLDAITDPATLLMTLLMFFGVMLIIIILLQKGRGGGLAGAFGGAGGQSALGTKAGDVFTKITIVMAVIWVILSGVSGIVTRASSNSKYKGGAAVTPEDPEMVNNDKTEKDAEAATAEEDAKSEFNTNIPEAPAKPDAEPKPAADKAAKPTEEATKSEPKTDSAKPAETKPAPEKKPETPAETGKPATEPKSE, encoded by the coding sequence ATGATTCTTGCTTCTTTTCTGGATGCCATCACGGATCCTGCAACCCTCTTGATGACACTGCTGATGTTCTTCGGAGTCATGCTGATCATCATCATCCTGCTGCAGAAGGGTCGCGGCGGTGGACTGGCGGGAGCCTTTGGTGGCGCAGGCGGACAGAGCGCCCTGGGTACCAAAGCCGGCGATGTCTTCACCAAAATCACCATTGTGATGGCAGTCATCTGGGTAATTCTTTCCGGTGTTTCAGGGATTGTCACCCGCGCCAGCTCCAACAGCAAATACAAAGGTGGCGCTGCTGTGACTCCGGAAGATCCGGAAATGGTCAATAACGACAAGACCGAAAAAGACGCAGAAGCCGCTACCGCTGAGGAAGATGCTAAGTCGGAATTCAATACCAATATTCCGGAAGCACCCGCCAAACCAGATGCGGAACCGAAGCCTGCTGCTGATAAAGCTGCCAAGCCCACAGAGGAAGCAACCAAGTCAGAACCCAAAACGGATTCAGCCAAGCCTGCTGAAACCAAACCGGCTCCCGAGAAGAAACCAGAAACACCTGCTGAAACAGGAAAGCCTGCCACAGAGCCTAAGTCGGAATAG
- a CDS encoding YicC/YloC family endoribonuclease — protein MLLGMTGFGSSTAENDRLSVQAEIRTVNNRYLKISTRYPDFYAKLGSQIEKLLRSAITRGTVNLTLRIDHLNRKSVYLLDDQVVQQYWEQLKKLTEECHLPLPDSLDRLLTLPGAVIDNDSRTHTPESDWPLIEEAIKGALIELTEFRQKEGESAQADLQSSNKTIGEQLETVKQKAPQVVTSYRDRLHQRLTDLLKDQEVELDPDSMIREVSLFADRCDINEEISRLTCHLEQFDTILNSETSQGKKLEFLVQEMFREINTIGSKANDVEISHAVIEMKLAVEKIRENVQNVE, from the coding sequence GTGCTGCTGGGCATGACTGGTTTTGGAAGTTCGACCGCCGAAAATGACCGCCTGTCGGTCCAGGCTGAAATACGAACTGTCAATAATCGATACCTGAAAATTTCGACCCGCTACCCCGACTTCTATGCCAAGCTGGGCAGCCAGATTGAAAAACTGTTACGCAGTGCCATTACGCGAGGCACTGTGAATCTGACGCTGCGAATCGATCACCTGAACCGTAAAAGCGTCTATCTGCTCGACGATCAGGTAGTCCAGCAGTACTGGGAGCAGCTCAAAAAGCTGACAGAGGAATGCCATCTTCCCCTGCCGGACAGTCTCGACAGACTGCTCACTCTGCCTGGCGCCGTAATCGATAATGATTCACGTACACACACTCCCGAATCGGACTGGCCCCTGATCGAAGAGGCCATCAAGGGGGCTCTTATCGAACTGACCGAGTTTCGTCAGAAAGAAGGTGAATCTGCCCAGGCAGACCTGCAGTCCAGCAACAAGACGATCGGCGAACAACTGGAAACGGTCAAACAGAAAGCGCCTCAGGTCGTCACCAGCTATCGCGACCGCCTGCATCAGCGATTGACCGATTTACTCAAAGATCAGGAAGTCGAACTGGATCCGGACAGCATGATCCGAGAAGTGAGCCTGTTTGCCGACCGCTGTGATATCAACGAAGAGATCAGCCGACTCACCTGCCACCTGGAGCAGTTTGACACCATTCTGAACAGTGAGACCTCGCAAGGGAAAAAACTCGAGTTTCTGGTTCAGGAAATGTTTCGCGAAATCAATACGATCGGCTCAAAAGCCAATGATGTGGAAATTTCACACGCTGTGATCGAGATGAAACTGGCCGTTGAAAAAATCAGAGAAAACGTCCAGAACGTAGAATAA
- the gmk gene encoding guanylate kinase — protein MSASPDNLHPDTPIVVLSGPTASGKTTIVNRLMQESPVKLIKAISATTRPRRKGEVDGEDYYFVTQEEFEERQKNDEFLECEQVHGLGYWYGTLKSEVARAEQEGGWPFLEIDVQGTLKLKEQFPQTITLFVRTSSDEEYEKRIRSRGTESEEVIEKRLETIRKELELAEHYNHVIINDELDRAIAEIGTILKQREQELNAGRI, from the coding sequence GTGTCCGCATCCCCTGACAATCTTCATCCAGATACACCGATCGTGGTCCTTTCCGGCCCTACTGCCAGTGGAAAAACCACGATCGTGAACCGGTTGATGCAGGAGTCTCCGGTCAAACTGATCAAGGCGATCTCCGCCACCACCCGCCCCCGCCGCAAAGGGGAAGTGGATGGTGAAGACTACTACTTCGTGACTCAGGAAGAGTTCGAAGAACGTCAGAAAAATGACGAATTCCTCGAATGTGAGCAGGTACATGGGTTGGGATACTGGTACGGAACGTTAAAATCAGAGGTAGCTCGCGCCGAACAGGAAGGGGGCTGGCCTTTTCTGGAAATCGATGTTCAGGGCACACTGAAGCTCAAAGAGCAGTTTCCGCAGACGATCACACTCTTTGTCAGAACCTCCTCCGATGAAGAATACGAAAAACGCATCCGGAGTCGAGGCACCGAGTCGGAAGAAGTCATCGAAAAACGGCTGGAGACCATCCGCAAGGAACTGGAACTGGCCGAACACTATAATCATGTCATTATTAATGACGAACTGGATCGAGCCATTGCTGAAATCGGCACCATCCTGAAACAACGGGAGCAAGAACTTAATGCTGGAAGAATTTAA
- a CDS encoding DNA-directed RNA polymerase subunit omega codes for MLEEFKEEEIVNKVGGRFKLSSLIQKRIVALNRGARPLVEMQTKNHMEIVVKEIMEDKIYLDQSGEVAINDDGSPLEEIEFDDAGPTLEDLV; via the coding sequence ATGCTGGAAGAATTTAAAGAAGAAGAAATCGTCAACAAAGTCGGCGGTCGTTTCAAACTGTCTTCATTGATTCAAAAACGGATTGTGGCCCTCAATCGGGGTGCACGTCCCCTTGTGGAAATGCAGACCAAAAACCACATGGAAATCGTGGTTAAGGAAATCATGGAAGACAAAATCTACCTCGACCAGTCAGGCGAAGTCGCGATCAACGATGATGGCAGCCCACTCGAAGAAATCGAGTTCGACGACGCCGGCCCGACCCTTGAAGATCTGGTCTAA
- the coaBC gene encoding bifunctional phosphopantothenoylcysteine decarboxylase/phosphopantothenate--cysteine ligase CoaBC — MQGREILIGVSGGIAAYKTADLTSKLVQKGAAVSVVMTQAAQKFIGPTTFEALTGRPVYQGSFTPQEHFQGEHIGLARRAELFVIAPATANVIAQIAHGFADDLLSTLTLTCTAPILLAPAMNADMWAKPSVQRNLAQIREDGIQIVEPGEGWLSCGIVGKGRMAEPADILKQIEELLG; from the coding sequence ATGCAGGGGCGGGAAATTCTTATTGGTGTCTCGGGAGGGATCGCCGCTTACAAAACGGCAGATCTCACCAGTAAACTGGTCCAGAAAGGGGCCGCAGTCAGTGTTGTCATGACACAGGCGGCCCAGAAGTTTATCGGTCCCACCACGTTTGAAGCCCTTACAGGACGCCCTGTTTACCAGGGGAGTTTTACACCCCAGGAGCATTTCCAGGGCGAGCACATTGGTCTGGCGCGGCGAGCCGAACTGTTTGTGATCGCCCCGGCGACTGCCAACGTGATTGCACAAATTGCGCATGGCTTCGCCGATGATCTGCTCTCCACCCTGACCCTCACCTGCACTGCCCCCATTCTGCTGGCCCCCGCGATGAATGCCGATATGTGGGCCAAGCCTTCCGTGCAACGGAATTTAGCCCAGATTCGAGAAGATGGAATCCAGATTGTTGAACCGGGTGAAGGCTGGTTGAGCTGTGGTATCGTCGGCAAAGGACGCATGGCTGAGCCCGCGGATATCTTAAAACAGATTGAGGAATTACTCGGCTGA
- a CDS encoding phosphopantothenoylcysteine decarboxylase, producing the protein MRILITAGPTREYLDDVRYLSNASSGQMGYELARAALEAGHEVALVSGPVTIPAPEGCELYQVETTDEMYSQCEQLFKDCDGVIGTAAVCDYRIKTRKPGKIAKTGEAITLELVETIDVLAELGTQKGDRWVMGFALESQDARFNAVRKLYSKKCDAIVLNSVTAIGSADNYVEVIDQSQETVATYSGPKASVARELIAWIQAHIARG; encoded by the coding sequence ATGCGAATTCTCATCACAGCAGGTCCTACTCGCGAATATCTGGACGATGTCCGCTATCTTTCGAATGCCAGCAGCGGACAGATGGGATACGAACTCGCCCGGGCTGCTCTGGAGGCAGGTCATGAAGTTGCCCTGGTTTCGGGACCAGTCACCATCCCCGCACCGGAAGGCTGTGAGTTGTATCAGGTCGAGACAACCGATGAGATGTACTCCCAATGCGAACAACTCTTCAAAGACTGTGATGGCGTGATCGGCACTGCCGCGGTCTGCGACTATCGTATCAAAACCCGCAAACCCGGAAAAATCGCCAAAACCGGAGAAGCGATCACGCTGGAACTGGTGGAAACCATTGATGTTCTCGCTGAACTGGGAACCCAAAAAGGAGATCGCTGGGTGATGGGCTTTGCCTTGGAATCACAGGACGCCCGATTCAATGCGGTCCGCAAACTTTACAGCAAGAAATGTGACGCAATCGTCCTGAACAGTGTGACCGCAATTGGCTCTGCTGACAACTATGTGGAAGTCATTGATCAAAGCCAGGAGACCGTCGCCACTTATTCCGGCCCCAAAGCGAGCGTGGCTCGCGAACTCATTGCCTGGATTCAGGCACACATCGCGCGAGGCTGA